In Helianthus annuus cultivar XRQ/B chromosome 9, HanXRQr2.0-SUNRISE, whole genome shotgun sequence, the following are encoded in one genomic region:
- the LOC110877503 gene encoding autophagy-related protein 18b isoform X3, with protein sequence MAAAASNSASNPILCASFNQDNSCFVIGTKDGFRIFNSSSGRLLYERVIGAFVIVEMLYSSSLLAIVGAGEQASLSPRRLCLFNTETETALRELNFLTSILAVCVNRKRLIVVLQGKTFIYDINSLVILDTIDTVPNLKGVCAFSPSLDGCFLALPASTTKGSVLVYNVMDLHSHYAHRSPLASVVFSSNGMYIATASEHGTIIRVHSVADATKSYSFRRGTYPSNVFSLSFGQSIGLPDILLATSSSGSVHAFFLGLAIDQSRSRRSSTFLGSIIPDSVGDALDAAHHHVLHNAVAPGVKSYAVIRKVDRASDTSASESTPCRATISIITYNGYFLEYVLNINHRNESSWTLDREFNLLTAISESESNSS encoded by the exons ATGGCAGCAGCAGCAAGTAATTCTGCATCAAATCCAATTCTATGTGCTTCTTTCAATCAAGATAACAG CTGCTTTGTAATTGGGACGAAAGATGGCTTCAGAATCTTCAATTCCAGTTCAGGGAGACTCTTATACGAAAGAG TTATTGGAGCATTTGTAATCGTTGAAATGCTATATAGCTCTAGTCTTCTTGCCATTGTTGGAGCTGGTGAACAG GCATCTTTATCTCCAAGGCGTTTATGCTTGTTCAATACCGAAACCGAAACTGCTTTGCGGGAACTGAACTTTTTAACTTCAATTCTGGCTGTTTGTGTTAATAGGAAAAG GCTGATAGTGGTTTTGCAAGGAAAAACATTCATATATGACATAAACAGTCTTGTTATCTTAGACACGATAGACACAGTGCCAAATTTGAAAG GAGTTTGTGCATTTTCTCCAAGTTTAGATGGTTGCTTTTTAGCCCTTCCAGCGAGCACCACAAAAGGGTCTGTGTTAGTCTACAATGTTATGGATCTCCATTCACACT ACGCACATCGGTCGCCATTGGCTTCAGTAGTATTCTCTTCAAATGGGATGTACATAGCAACAGCATCCGAACACGGGACTATAATCAGGGTTCATTCTGTTGCAGATGCAACCAAG TCTTATAGTTTCCGAAGGGGAACATACCCGTCAAACGTATTTTCTTTGTCATTTGGGCAATCTATTGGACTTCCTGATATTCTTCTGGCTACAAGCTCTTCGGGCTCTGTTCACGCGTTCTTTCTTGGGTTGGCTATAGATCAAAG CAGAAGTAGAAGGTCAAGTACTTTTCTTGGATCAATAATACCTGATTCTGTGGGTGATGCACTTGATGCGGCTCATCATCATGTTCTTCATAATGCTGTTGCACCCGGGGTCAAGAG TTATGCCGTGATTCGCAAGGTTGACAGAGCTTCTGACACATCAGCATCTGAATCCACACCTTGCAG AGCCACAATATCCATAATTACATACAATGGATATTTCTTGGAATATGTTCTTAACATCAACCATCGGAACGAGTCTTCCTGGACGTTGGATCGAGAATTTAATCTTTTAACAGCAATTTCAGAAAGCGAGTCCAATTCATCATGA
- the LOC110877503 gene encoding autophagy-related protein 18b isoform X1, translating to MAAAASNSASNPILCASFNQDNSCFVIGTKDGFRIFNSSSGRLLYERVIGAFVIVEMLYSSSLLAIVGAGEQASLSPRRLCLFNTETETALRELNFLTSILAVCVNRKRLIVVLQGKTFIYDINSLVILDTIDTVPNLKGVCAFSPSLDGCFLALPASTTKGSVLVYNVMDLHSHCEIDAHRSPLASVVFSSNGMYIATASEHGTIIRVHSVADATKSYSFRRGTYPSNVFSLSFGQSIGLPDILLATSSSGSVHAFFLGLAIDQSRSRRSSTFLGSIIPDSVGDALDAAHHHVLHNAVAPGVKSYAVIRKVDRASDTSASESTPCRATISIITYNGYFLEYVLNINHRNESSWTLDREFNLLTAISESESNSS from the exons ATGGCAGCAGCAGCAAGTAATTCTGCATCAAATCCAATTCTATGTGCTTCTTTCAATCAAGATAACAG CTGCTTTGTAATTGGGACGAAAGATGGCTTCAGAATCTTCAATTCCAGTTCAGGGAGACTCTTATACGAAAGAG TTATTGGAGCATTTGTAATCGTTGAAATGCTATATAGCTCTAGTCTTCTTGCCATTGTTGGAGCTGGTGAACAG GCATCTTTATCTCCAAGGCGTTTATGCTTGTTCAATACCGAAACCGAAACTGCTTTGCGGGAACTGAACTTTTTAACTTCAATTCTGGCTGTTTGTGTTAATAGGAAAAG GCTGATAGTGGTTTTGCAAGGAAAAACATTCATATATGACATAAACAGTCTTGTTATCTTAGACACGATAGACACAGTGCCAAATTTGAAAG GAGTTTGTGCATTTTCTCCAAGTTTAGATGGTTGCTTTTTAGCCCTTCCAGCGAGCACCACAAAAGGGTCTGTGTTAGTCTACAATGTTATGGATCTCCATTCACACTGTGag ATAGACGCACATCGGTCGCCATTGGCTTCAGTAGTATTCTCTTCAAATGGGATGTACATAGCAACAGCATCCGAACACGGGACTATAATCAGGGTTCATTCTGTTGCAGATGCAACCAAG TCTTATAGTTTCCGAAGGGGAACATACCCGTCAAACGTATTTTCTTTGTCATTTGGGCAATCTATTGGACTTCCTGATATTCTTCTGGCTACAAGCTCTTCGGGCTCTGTTCACGCGTTCTTTCTTGGGTTGGCTATAGATCAAAG CAGAAGTAGAAGGTCAAGTACTTTTCTTGGATCAATAATACCTGATTCTGTGGGTGATGCACTTGATGCGGCTCATCATCATGTTCTTCATAATGCTGTTGCACCCGGGGTCAAGAG TTATGCCGTGATTCGCAAGGTTGACAGAGCTTCTGACACATCAGCATCTGAATCCACACCTTGCAG AGCCACAATATCCATAATTACATACAATGGATATTTCTTGGAATATGTTCTTAACATCAACCATCGGAACGAGTCTTCCTGGACGTTGGATCGAGAATTTAATCTTTTAACAGCAATTTCAGAAAGCGAGTCCAATTCATCATGA
- the LOC110877503 gene encoding autophagy-related protein 18b isoform X2, with protein sequence MAAAASNSASNPILCASFNQDNSCFVIGTKDGFRIFNSSSGRLLYERVIGAFVIVEMLYSSSLLAIVGAGEQASLSPRRLCLFNTETETALRELNFLTSILAVCVNRKRLIVVLQGKTFIYDINSLVILDTIDTVPNLKGVCAFSPSLDGCFLALPASTTKGSVLVYNVMDLHSHCEIDAHRSPLASVVFSSNGMYIATASEHGTIIRVHSVADATKSYSFRRGTYPSNVFSLSFGQSIGLPDILLATSSSGSVHAFFLGLAIDQRSRRSSTFLGSIIPDSVGDALDAAHHHVLHNAVAPGVKSYAVIRKVDRASDTSASESTPCRATISIITYNGYFLEYVLNINHRNESSWTLDREFNLLTAISESESNSS encoded by the exons ATGGCAGCAGCAGCAAGTAATTCTGCATCAAATCCAATTCTATGTGCTTCTTTCAATCAAGATAACAG CTGCTTTGTAATTGGGACGAAAGATGGCTTCAGAATCTTCAATTCCAGTTCAGGGAGACTCTTATACGAAAGAG TTATTGGAGCATTTGTAATCGTTGAAATGCTATATAGCTCTAGTCTTCTTGCCATTGTTGGAGCTGGTGAACAG GCATCTTTATCTCCAAGGCGTTTATGCTTGTTCAATACCGAAACCGAAACTGCTTTGCGGGAACTGAACTTTTTAACTTCAATTCTGGCTGTTTGTGTTAATAGGAAAAG GCTGATAGTGGTTTTGCAAGGAAAAACATTCATATATGACATAAACAGTCTTGTTATCTTAGACACGATAGACACAGTGCCAAATTTGAAAG GAGTTTGTGCATTTTCTCCAAGTTTAGATGGTTGCTTTTTAGCCCTTCCAGCGAGCACCACAAAAGGGTCTGTGTTAGTCTACAATGTTATGGATCTCCATTCACACTGTGag ATAGACGCACATCGGTCGCCATTGGCTTCAGTAGTATTCTCTTCAAATGGGATGTACATAGCAACAGCATCCGAACACGGGACTATAATCAGGGTTCATTCTGTTGCAGATGCAACCAAG TCTTATAGTTTCCGAAGGGGAACATACCCGTCAAACGTATTTTCTTTGTCATTTGGGCAATCTATTGGACTTCCTGATATTCTTCTGGCTACAAGCTCTTCGGGCTCTGTTCACGCGTTCTTTCTTGGGTTGGCTATAGATCAAAG AAGTAGAAGGTCAAGTACTTTTCTTGGATCAATAATACCTGATTCTGTGGGTGATGCACTTGATGCGGCTCATCATCATGTTCTTCATAATGCTGTTGCACCCGGGGTCAAGAG TTATGCCGTGATTCGCAAGGTTGACAGAGCTTCTGACACATCAGCATCTGAATCCACACCTTGCAG AGCCACAATATCCATAATTACATACAATGGATATTTCTTGGAATATGTTCTTAACATCAACCATCGGAACGAGTCTTCCTGGACGTTGGATCGAGAATTTAATCTTTTAACAGCAATTTCAGAAAGCGAGTCCAATTCATCATGA